A part of Hippea maritima DSM 10411 genomic DNA contains:
- a CDS encoding radical SAM protein, with protein sequence MLKYLVSPKCRLCPRNCGADREKNRGLCKTYNKLEIASFNLHFGEEPPISGKNGSGTIFLAGCNMGCIYCQNYPISQLKSAFRRIEIDDLVDIMLKLQKRGAHNINFVTPSHFAHLLIDAIKIAKSKGLKIPVVYNTSSYDKEEVIYALKDYVDVYLGDLKYTDSVLSKELSGVDDYFEVATKALKAMFDTKGKLVLKNGIAKQGLIVRHLVLPGYIENSKKALLWIKENLPGVDVSVMFQYFPAYKAFSHPFLKRKISPDEYFEIIDFVNVLGSKGYIQQV encoded by the coding sequence ATGCTGAAGTATCTTGTCAGTCCTAAATGCAGGCTCTGTCCAAGAAACTGTGGTGCAGATAGGGAAAAAAATAGGGGTTTGTGCAAAACCTATAACAAATTAGAGATAGCAAGCTTCAATCTGCATTTTGGTGAGGAACCTCCCATAAGCGGTAAAAACGGCTCTGGAACGATATTTCTTGCAGGCTGCAATATGGGTTGCATATATTGCCAAAATTATCCCATAAGCCAGCTAAAGAGTGCATTTAGAAGGATAGAGATTGATGATTTGGTTGATATTATGCTCAAGCTGCAAAAAAGGGGCGCTCACAATATCAATTTTGTTACACCATCCCACTTTGCCCACCTTTTAATAGATGCAATAAAAATAGCTAAATCTAAGGGCTTAAAGATTCCAGTTGTTTACAATACAAGCTCATACGACAAAGAGGAGGTAATTTATGCCTTAAAGGATTATGTTGATGTATATCTTGGGGACCTAAAATACACAGATAGTGTGCTATCTAAAGAACTGTCAGGTGTTGATGATTACTTTGAGGTTGCAACAAAGGCATTAAAGGCTATGTTTGATACCAAAGGCAAACTTGTCTTAAAGAATGGTATAGCAAAGCAGGGGCTTATCGTCAGACATCTTGTTTTGCCGGGTTACATAGAAAACAGCAAAAAGGCGCTTTTGTGGATAAAAGAGAACCTACCCGGGGTTGATGTTTCTGTAATGTTTCAATACTTTCCCGCATATAAAGCGTTTTCCCATCCTTTCTTAAAAAGAAAGATAAGCCCTGATGAGTATTTTGAGATAATTGATTTTGTGAATGTGTTAGGTTCGAAAGGTTATATTCAACAGGTATAG